DNA sequence from the Deltaproteobacteria bacterium genome:
GACGTGATCATCGCCGACCAGCGCATGCCGGAGATGACCGGCGTCGAGCTGCTGGAAAGAGTGCGCGAATTCAAGCCTGACGTCGCAGGCATCATCCTCACCGGCTTCACCGATCCCCCCGCGCTGATCTCGGCGATCAACCGCGCCCGCGTCTTCCGGTTCTTGAAGAAGCCTTGGCAGCCGGACGACATCCTCGAAGCGGTCCGCCAGGCCAGCGAGCACGTGTACCAGACCCGCGCCATCCAGCGCCTCGTCGCGCTGCTGGCGAAGCGCACCGACGAGCTGGACGCGAGCCTGGTCCAGATCCGCCGCACGCAGTCGCATCTCTTGCACCTCGAGCGCCTGGGAACCATGGGCAAGCTCGCCGCGGGCGTCGTCCACGACCTGCGCAATCTCATGGTCAGCCTCGGTTACGTCGAGAGCGTCCTGCAGCAGCGCAGCGTCGCCCCCGACGTGATGGAGAGCGTGCAGGTCGGAATGCAGGGCGTGGGCAACCTGATCCATACGCTCGAGGCGATGCACCAATTCGCCCGCGGCGGCGTTCTGACCATCCAGAAATCCATGCTCCAGCCCTCGGTGGTGGTGCACGACGCTCTCGCCATCGCCCGCATGGACATGGGGTTCCGGGCGCACAAGGTGGCGGTCAACATCGAGGAGGGCCTTCCTCCCGTCCACGGTGACCGCCAGAAGTTGACGCAGGTGCTGGTGAACCTCGTGCGCAACGCCGTCCAGGCCACGGCGCAATGGCGTCAGATCGGAGTGGAGGCCTCGCGCAAGAACGGCCACGTCGTCTTCGCGGTCGAGGACGAGGGTCCCGGCGTGCCGCCCGACCTCAAGGAAAGCCTCTTCAAGCCGTTCGTCACCAGCAAGGGCGAAGGGGGCATGGGCATGGGCTTGTACATGGCCAAGCTGATCATCGATTCGCACCAGGGGGAGATCGCGGTTCTCGACCGGCCAGAAGGCGGCGCGCGGTTCGAGGTGCGGCTGCTGCCGGCGGAGGAAACCCGGTGACGGTCACCCTCCACCGCGTCCACACCTACGAAGAGCTGGAAGGCGCGCAAGGCCGGGAGGTGTTCTTCCGTCCTCACCGCTACCGCGCAACCGACCTCCTGCCCCTGCATTGCGAGGTGGTGCTGGCGTTCTCCGACGGCGACCGTCCGGGGGCCCTGGTCGACGTCTCGCAGAACGGCGCCGCCTTCGAATGGCCGGACGACCTGCCGGTATCGGTTGGCGATCATCTGGAGACGCTCGCGGTCCGCTTCGACGAGCACGAGCCCTACCGCGGAGAGGCCCGCGTCGGCTCCGTCCGCGATCTGAACGGGATCCGCGTCGTCGGTGTTTCCTTCGAAGGGCCGCTCCTGCCGATCGACGGCATCCTGGAGCTGCGCACCATCAAGTCGTTCGCCCAGACCGGGGTGCCGCCGGCGCTCTGGCGCGTTCCAGGGCACGAGCGCTTCAAGGTGCTGATCTCCGAGCTGCGCCTCTATCTGGAGGACGTCGAGCCGCAGCTCAAGCGCCTCGAGAGCGACCTGCCCTGGCACGTGCTGCACGGCGACGGGTCGCCGGCGCGCGCGGCGCTGATCGAGCGGATGCGGACCACGGTGGTGGCGGACATCCTGCGTGCGAGCGAGGAGATCGACGCCGCCTCGCGCAACGCGCCACCCGAGCACGCGCAGGCCATGCTGCAGTGGTCGCGCCGTCACCTGCACTCGCTGCTCATGCAAGCGCCCTCCATGAACCGCGCCGCCGCCAAGCCGTTCGGGTATCCCGGCGACTACGAGGTGATGCGGTTCATCTACGAAAAGCCCTTCGAGGGACCGACGCTGTTCGCCAAGGCGATCAGCTTCGCGTTCGATCAGACCCGCGCTTCCTGCGCCGTCCGCCACCGCAAGGACCTGATCAAGCGCGAGGTCCGCGCCCTGATCCAGTCGCGGAGGCGTCCCGTCCGGATCCTCGCCGTCGCCTGCGGTCCAGCGCAGGATCTCCTCGAGCTGTTCGCCGAAATCCAGGACCTGCGCGGGCCCATCGAGATCGTTCTCTTCGACCAGGACAAGGGCGCGCTTGCCTACGCCTACCGGCGCCTCAAGCCGGTGATCGACCCGCTGCAGGGACAGGTGAAGGTCATCTACCTGCACGAGTCGATCAAGCGACTGCTCCGCGACGCGAATCTCTTCGTGCCGTTCGGCGGCTTCGACCTGATCTACTCCGTGGGACTGTTCGACTACCTGCGTACGCCCACCGCCACCGGTCTGGCGCGCAACCTGGTGGCGCGCCTGCATCCAGGCGGCCGCGCGCTGATCGCCAACATGGTCCCGGAGAGCCCCAGCCGCTGGTACCTCGAGTACCACCTCGACTGGTTCCTCAACTACCGGACCCGCCAGCAGCTCCTCGACCTGGCCAGCAGGGCCGCTCCCGGAGCGCGCTTCAACATCCTCGAGGAGGAGAGCGGCGTGAATCCGTTCGTGGAGATCTTCCGCGATTGATGGACGCACTGCCGGCAGCGTTCGAGGAGCGTTGGGCGCGCTGGCTGCTGGAGAGCAATCGGCGACGGACGCGCACGGGCCTGTACATCGCCTGCGCGCTGTTGCCGTTCTTCGGCGTTCTCGACTACATGCTCGCGCCCCCGGGCACCCTCCGGATCCTCTGGGGCGTGCGCCTCGCGGTGCTGATGGTCACCTACGCCGCGTTTCCCATCGTTCGGACCCGTTTCTTCGAGCGGCATCCGAGCGCGCTCACCAGCGCGTACGTGGCGCTGATCGCCTTCAGCATCAGCGCCATGACCGTCTTCCTGGGCGGGCTCGCCTCGCCCTACTACGCGGGCCTGTCGCTCGTGATCATCGGCGCCGGACTGCTCTTCATCTGGCCGGCCAAGGTAGTGGTCACGACCCACTCGCTGATCGTGCTCTCCTTCGTCCTCCCCAACCTGCTGGTCGGCGAATGGGAGCCGCTCTCGCAGGCGCTCTCCAACCTCGCCTTCCTTCTCGGCATCGCCGTGGTGGGCGGCACCGGCCAGATCGTCCTCTACCGCTCGCTCCGCGAGCAGGTGCTCAACCAGGTGCGACTGGAAGAGACCAAGGCCTCCCTGGAGGCTGCCCACGAGCAGCTCAAGGCGCTCGACAGCTTCAAGTCGCAGTTCTTCGCCAACATCACCCACGAGTTCAAGACGCCGCTGGCGATGGTGCTCGCGCCGCTGGAGCTGATCCTGCAGGGCGAGATGGGGGAACTGTCCGCCGCGCACCGGGGGACGTTCGAGTCGATGTTCCGCAGCGGCCTCAAGCTGCTGAAGATGATCGGCGATCTGCTCGACCTCTCGCGGATGGAGGAGTCGAAGCTGCGCCTGAAGGTCGCCGAGCACGACCTCGCCGAGTATCTGCGCGCCCTGGTCTCGCAGGTGCAGCCCTTGGCGCAGCGCAAGGGCATCGAGCTTTCGCTGCGGGTCGAGGCCAGGTCCACGGTGGTCTGGTGCGACCTGGAGCGGATCGAGCGCGTGTTCCTGAACCTGCTCTCCAACGCGACCAAGTTCACGCAGCCGGGCGGCCACGTCCAGGTCATCGTGCGCGAGGCCAGCGCGCGGATCGAAGTGGTGGTACAGGACGACGGTCCGGGATTTCCGCCGGAAAAAGCCGACAGGATCTTCGAGCGCTTCTACCAGGTGGACATGGGTGGGACGCGAAGGTACGGCGGCACCGGCATCGGGCTCGCCCTGGCGAAGGAGATCGTCGAGCTGCACGGAGGGCAGATCCGCGCGGAGTCCTCCGGCGGCGCGAAGTTCACGGTCGGGCTGCTGCGCGACCGGGATCACTTCCCTGCGGAGGTGCTCGACCGGCGCGGTCCCGCCCGGGACGTGCCGGAAGGACATCGCGCGAACGATCGCGGCCTGATGGACTTTGCCGTGCAGATGTCGGCGCGCGACGAGTACCGGCTCCTCGACATCGCCGAGGCGACCGAGCGCCGCGTCTCGGTCCGCGACAGCGACGAAGACCAGAAGGCCCACCTCGCCCTCGTCGTCGACGACACGCCGGACATCATCCGCCTGGTGCACAACTCGCTGCGCGCGCATTTCAAGGTGATCTCCGCCGACGACGGGCTCAAAGGCCTGGAGATGGCGGTGCGGGAGCGGCCTTCGCTGGTGATCGCCGACCTCATGATGCCGGGCATCGACGGCCTCGAGCTGACCCGCAGGCTGCGCAACAGCGAGGAGACGCGGCACATCCCCATCCTGATGCTCACCGCCAAGGGAGACCTCGAGGACCGCGTCGCCGGCCTGGAGACCGGGGTCTCGGCCTACCTGGCAAAGCCGTTTTCGCCGCGCGAGCTGCTCACCACGGCGCGCGCGCTGGTGCAGGCGCAGGAGACCACGGCCGACATCGTGCTCACGCAGCGCATGGATTCGCTGGAGATCGTCGCCGGCGGCCTGGCGCACGAGATCAACAATCCGCTGAACTATCTCAAGAACGCGCTGGCGCGCGTCCGCATGGACGCGGAGGCGCTGGTCGCGGGAAGGCTTTCCGCGGAAGAGCTGCCGCGCGTCGAGAAGCGGATGCGGGAAATGTTCGAGCTGGCGGAGGGCGGCATCCGTCGCATCGCCGGCACCGTCGAGCTGATGAGCAGCTACAGCAAGGCTGGATACTCGCGCCAACTGCGTCCGTACGATGTCTTCGGTGCCGTCCGCGAAGTGGTGGCGATGGTGCTGCCGGCGACGGGCCGGCCGGTGCAGGTGGACCTGGACCTTCCGGGGGAAGGAACGATCGAGTGCGTGCCCGAGGAGTTCAACCAGGTCCTCTCGAACCTGGTGCAGAACGCGATCGAGGCGTGCCCCGAAAGCGGCGGACTGGTGAGGGTGCGCGGAAGCCGCGAGGGGGAGAACGTCGTCATCTCCGTCAAGGACAACGGCCCGGGCGTGCGACCGGAGGACGCGACGCGGATCTTCACGCCGTTCTTCACCACCAAGGGGCCCGGTCGCGGAATGGGCATGGGGTTGACCATCGCCTGGCGCGTCGTGCAGAGCCTGGAAGGAACGCTGGAATTGCGCCCTGGGCCCGGAGCGGAGTTCGTGCTTCGGCTGCCGCGCAAGCAGTCGCGGCTGCGCGCGGTCTCTTGACGGACAAGCCTAAAACGTAGCGGCAAAGCCGCACCTCCGGTGCGGCAGCCGCTAGGCCCTCGCCTTCGGCGACAGCAGCGCAACCTTGTTCTTCGCCGCGAGGATCTGCTGCCGCAGCACTTCCGCCTGGCGCGCGACCTCGTCCATCTCCTTCTCCTGCGCCGTTTGCGCGATGGCCGCAGCCTCCTCGGCGATCTGCTGCATCCGCGGCTCGATGCCCTCGACGGAAGGCGTCGCTCCCCTCAGCGCTTCCTGGACCTCTTTTGCCATCTGCCCGAGGCCGGCCATGCGTTGCAGGACGTCGGCGAACTCCTTCCGCCGCGCGGCAATCTGTTGCGCGCTCTGCCGCGTAGCCGCGACCGCCGCCACCAGATCCTGGACGTGGCCGCGGATCCGATCCTGGCTCTCGGCCGCCCTCGTCAGCGCCTCCGTGGCGCGCTCGAGATTCCTCTCGGTCGAGAGCTTGAGCCGGCCGGCCTGCTCCGCCAGGTCCTCGAACTTCCGCAGCTCACGATCGAGCGCGAGCGCGGCCTCGGCCAGCTCGCTTGGCTTGTCGTCGCGACCCACTCAGCCGCCGCAGGAGTGGGTCGGAGTGGAAAGGTAGGTGGCGAGGCCGGGGCAGCTCGTGGCGTGAAAGTCGCCGCTCACCACCTCGCCGGTCTCGAATCCCACCGTATAGGTCCCGCTGTAGGCGCCCCCCGAGATGGAGGTGATCTTCACCGCGCCGGAGGTGGCGACCGCGGATTGCGCGGCGATCTGCTCGCAGGCGGCATCGTTCACGCCGAAGGTGACGACGGCCGCGTGCGGCGGGGGAATTCCCGGGGCGTTCGGGTTGACGACATCGAAGGTGCCGGGCCCCGCAGGCGCGGTGGCCGTCAATGTCTGCCGGTTGAAGTCGGCGATGAACAGGACCAGCGCTTTCCCGTTCTTCGGCTCGCTGTTCGCGGTCACCCGGCCGCAGACGCCGGGAACATCCGTCAGCACGACGCCGCCAACGTCGGCGGAGATGGGCCCGAGGGACACCCGCGCAGGCGACGAGATGGCGTCGGCCGGCTTCATCGGCTGCCCGCGGACGACGCCGTTGAAGCTGCCGCCAGCGCTGCCGCTGCCACAGCCCAGCGCGCCGAGGAGAATGGCGATGGGGACGAACCGGACCACGGCCCCTCACATACTCGCCGCGGCCCGCGCATGCAATCCGGCACGCTGGAGCGCGAAGTCCACGACGCGCGCCTCGAGCGAGTCGCCGCTCAGCGCGTCGATCTCCACCAGGCCCGTCGGGCTGGTGACGTTCACCTCGGTGAGCTTGCCGCCGATGACGTCGATGCCCGCAAACCAGAGGCCAAGATCGTTGAGGGCCGGCGCCAGCCGGCGGCAGATCTCGCGATCCCGCGCCGTGAGCGATGCGGGCGCTGCGATGCCGCCGGAGGCGAAGTTCGCCCGCAGCTCTCCCTCGCGCGGCACCCGGAGCACGGCGCCGATCGCCTCGCCGCCGAGGAGGATGATGCGCTTGTCGCCCTCGCGCACGGCGGGCAGATAGGCCTGCGCCATCACCGGAACGCGTCCGCTGTCGGTGGCGATCTCCAGCAGCGCCGGGAGATTCGGGTCCCCGCGCCGCACCCGGAGGACGCCCTGTCCACCACAGCCATCGAGCGGTTTCACCACGCCATCGCCTCCCTGCGCGTCGATGAACGCGCGGAGCCGGGTGATGCTGGCGGATACCAGGCTCGGCGGCACCAGGTCGGGGAAGCGCAGCGCGAACAGCTTCTCGTTCGCCGCCCGCAGGCCGCGCGGGTCGTTGATCAGGAGCGGGCCCGGTCCCAGCTCGACCAGCTGCGTGGCGCGAACGAACCCGATGTCGACGGGAGGATCCTTTCGCAGGAACAGGATGTCCAGCTCCGAAAGCGGTGCGTCGAACTCTCCCACGACCCTGAAGTGCGCTCCGGGCTTGCGCTGGACCTCGACCGTGCGCATGTGCGCGCACGTCTGGCCATCCGCGAAGTAGAGCCAATCCTGCCGCAGCTCTCGGATTTCGAGGCCACGCCGCTGGCACTCGAGCATCAGGGCAAAGGTAGAATCGTGCTCCACCCGCACCCGTTCCAGCGGGTCCATCAGGAAGCCGATGCGCATGCCGGGGAAGCTGTGCCTTGGCTTGCGCCGCGGCACATTTCGGCCGTCGAGGTGCCGGCTGCTTGCCTGCTATGCGAGCTCGGAGCGCTGCCGAAAGGCGAAGGCCCGGAGCGTCTCCGCCCGGGCCTTCGCGCCGAAGCAGCGTTCTTTCTCGAGCTTAGACGCCGGCCGGGCCGAGCAGCGCCGAAGGATCGAATGCGTCCTCGGTGCCGTCGGTCCAGTCGACATAGAGCTGATTGTTCTTGGACACGATGTTGCCCGCCACGGCGCCGTCGTACTCGACGTCGCCGCCCGCCGACCAGGTGGCGGTGCCCGTGCCGGTACCGCTGGTCGTGGTGGTCACGTTGACGTTGAGGTTGAACGCCACCGAGTGGTCTGTGGTGACTCCATCCTGCTTGAGAACGTCGACGCCGATGCCACCGTTCCAATGGATGACGGTGGTATCCGTGGTCCCGCTGGTCGAGTCCTGCATCGACAGGCCCCAGTGCTCGTTGGCGCGGACCAGGCCGATGTGATCGGTCGCGGTCCCATTGACGTTGATGTTGACGGTGGTGCTGTTCGAGCCCAGCGACACCGACACGGCATAGGTGATGTTGAAGTCGGCGTTGACGTGCACCACGCTGCCGTTGCGCGAGAACATCATCGCGCCGCTGACGGAGACCGAAGCGCTGGAGCTACCGGTGACGTTGCCGGTGTAGTGGAGGTTGGTGCCCGTCCAGGGGCCGGCGATCACCTCGATCTTGAGGTCGAAGCTGGTGGTGTTGTCCGTCCAGGTCACCTTCGCCTTGTCACCGGTTTGGTAGTCGACCTCAAGGTACGTGTCGGCGGTGCAGCCCGCGGTTCCTGCCGCGATCAGCGTGGCGGTTCCACCCTGGCTGCGGAGACAGCCGGTGGGGATCGTCGCCGACTTCGAGCTGCCGCCGAGGCGCAATGCCTGCTGCACGCCGCCCGCGCCAGGAGCGACGGCTGCTGCCGCCATCTGATCGGGATCGGGCAATCCCGTGCTCAGATCTACGGCCGACACGTCCCCGGAGGCGGCGGCGTCGCCGACGCTGCTGCCGATGGACTGCAGGCCGATCGAAGCCTGCGTGTTGGTGGATGCCGAGCTCATCCCGAGCTGGGCTTGGGAGGCGGTCGCCTTGATCTCCGGCGTCGCCATGATCGTGGGCTTGCTGCCGCATGCAGCGGCAGCGATGGCTGCTGCAACCAGAATCCTTCGCATTTCGTTTGGCTCCCTGGTGAGGTCTGTTTGAAAGCAAAAGCAGATTGCCAGGAGGACGCCACAAAAGTGCCACTGGTCACGTGACCGGAATCACTCGCGCGGGAGGGAAACGTGCGGCACGGGAAGCGAGGGTGCGCGGGAGTGGGAAAAGGGCGCCGACT
Encoded proteins:
- a CDS encoding response regulator, which encodes MLDEGLRSLIALHGVGETRSGGILIVDDEKPNLTVLRDFLEAGYRVHEAQSGNEALEIAKASALDVIIADQRMPEMTGVELLERVREFKPDVAGIILTGFTDPPALISAINRARVFRFLKKPWQPDDILEAVRQASEHVYQTRAIQRLVALLAKRTDELDASLVQIRRTQSHLLHLERLGTMGKLAAGVVHDLRNLMVSLGYVESVLQQRSVAPDVMESVQVGMQGVGNLIHTLEAMHQFARGGVLTIQKSMLQPSVVVHDALAIARMDMGFRAHKVAVNIEEGLPPVHGDRQKLTQVLVNLVRNAVQATAQWRQIGVEASRKNGHVVFAVEDEGPGVPPDLKESLFKPFVTSKGEGGMGMGLYMAKLIIDSHQGEIAVLDRPEGGARFEVRLLPAEETR
- a CDS encoding class I SAM-dependent methyltransferase, whose amino-acid sequence is MTVTLHRVHTYEELEGAQGREVFFRPHRYRATDLLPLHCEVVLAFSDGDRPGALVDVSQNGAAFEWPDDLPVSVGDHLETLAVRFDEHEPYRGEARVGSVRDLNGIRVVGVSFEGPLLPIDGILELRTIKSFAQTGVPPALWRVPGHERFKVLISELRLYLEDVEPQLKRLESDLPWHVLHGDGSPARAALIERMRTTVVADILRASEEIDAASRNAPPEHAQAMLQWSRRHLHSLLMQAPSMNRAAAKPFGYPGDYEVMRFIYEKPFEGPTLFAKAISFAFDQTRASCAVRHRKDLIKREVRALIQSRRRPVRILAVACGPAQDLLELFAEIQDLRGPIEIVLFDQDKGALAYAYRRLKPVIDPLQGQVKVIYLHESIKRLLRDANLFVPFGGFDLIYSVGLFDYLRTPTATGLARNLVARLHPGGRALIANMVPESPSRWYLEYHLDWFLNYRTRQQLLDLASRAAPGARFNILEEESGVNPFVEIFRD
- the gshB gene encoding glutathione synthase, with translation MRIGFLMDPLERVRVEHDSTFALMLECQRRGLEIRELRQDWLYFADGQTCAHMRTVEVQRKPGAHFRVVGEFDAPLSELDILFLRKDPPVDIGFVRATQLVELGPGPLLINDPRGLRAANEKLFALRFPDLVPPSLVSASITRLRAFIDAQGGDGVVKPLDGCGGQGVLRVRRGDPNLPALLEIATDSGRVPVMAQAYLPAVREGDKRIILLGGEAIGAVLRVPREGELRANFASGGIAAPASLTARDREICRRLAPALNDLGLWFAGIDVIGGKLTEVNVTSPTGLVEIDALSGDSLEARVVDFALQRAGLHARAAASM